Part of the Colius striatus isolate bColStr4 chromosome 4, bColStr4.1.hap1, whole genome shotgun sequence genome, TACACTTTAAGTGGAAAAAACCTACAGTGGAACCACTCATGTAAAGAAATCATTTctgatctttttaaaatgtagactATAACTTACCACCCCCATAGGGTTTTACATCAGAACTCTGGCAGACAGCTGTGGTAGAAAATAGTAGTTTTACCCTTTAAGCAAAAAAGGTCTACTATGTAATTCAATGAATACAAGTGTATGGCACAACTACTAAATGGATGCCATTAGAAACTAGTTAAATCCTTCAAGtatgagaaggagaaaaggaagcagtgaacaggaatgaaaaagaaaaggatctgTTCTGGTGCACAAGCAAAACAATTACAGAAAGACAGTTCTAGGGAAGTAAGTTTCTATACTCTATAAGGAACTGGTTTGTTACCTTTTTGTTGCAATTGACAAGATACAAACAGTTATCTTAGTGAAcacaaaaagacattttgtcAACTGACCCTGGTTTAGCACAGGTATTTAACACACTGAGTCAGAGAAATATCTCAGGTATGggtgagaagaaaaatgacGGTCTACAACACAGCAGTGACAAGGAAAATGGACACTGGGGAGTAAACTGTCTCACTTCTTTTCTTTAGCTCCATGCAAGCTGCATTTATTATATAAAGTAGATATCTGAAGTGAGGCATTCATGAGCATTCACGAGGCTCAgaagtgtggggaaaaaaaaagtaggtgTGGAGTGTTGATAAACATTATAACCAGGTAAGTACTTCTCAGTAGTCATtctgattatttatttttccttattaatttatttgattGCCTACCATTTCTTTGTACGCTGGTGCCAGTAGAAAGAATCAAGACTTCTTGTCTTAGTATGGAACAATCCATCAAATGAGTTTTGAGGTTAATGTGGAACCATTTCATTCTGAAtgactaaaaaaaccccctgtGTATTTCACGTCTTTCTCTGCAAAAATGGAAGTCGTATGCCCCATTACAGACCAGTCCCCTAGAACACATTACATTTTCCTCATATAGCATCACCTTAGGACAGAATACCTTTGCTGTGACTTCTCCTTTTGTTGTTTAAACAGAAATGTAGTGTATCCATTTCTAAAATATGCCAATTATAAAGCCTCACATTAACCATTTTCAGGGAATAGTCTTCCTAAGTAGATGACATAAAAGcaaacctctctttttttctgaggtgGGAAAGGTGCTAAAAGGGTTATTAGCTTCTTGCTGACATAATAACATTAACATATTttcaaaaaataacaaaagtttTCTGTAATATGTTGatataacaaatacattttaaaagcctAAACAAAATAGTATGTTCACCTCTGTTATGTGCAAGTTTGTGTTCCACCTATATTTGACACGTTACAAAATTAAACCCTACCTCCCTTTCCCCAAATCAGTCAAACACAGAATGAAATGCAGTTTCTGTCCTGAAAGCCAAGAGAGGGAGATTCTTGAATCTGTTCCTCTGTTTCCAGTTCAGCTGTTGTTGCTCCTTAATCTTTTCCTCTAGTTCCTACTAGCACATTGACTAATGTCTGAATATTTAGTTCTAGAAAGGGAGATAAAAACATTTAAGTTACTTCTGTTTCACAATTTTTCACACAATACAGTAGAGAGAAtgttaaaatgaaagctttgcTATTAACTGGCTACCTAGTTAATTAACTAATTCTAGAACTGTAAGTCTAGTTTGCCTTTGTTCAAACTCATGCCCCGTGAGAGCTATATGCCCACCTCCCTTTAAATCCCTCTTTCCAAAGAAGAATCTTTTATTTGGAACACTATATCACTGTTTTGAACATTAAGGGATATTTCTACAAGAATTGGGAAAGGTAATCTGTCATACAACGAATCAGCTCGTTAACACTTCTCTTTTGTCATCCTGATTTGTCTGATCCATGTGAGTCTCTCCATCTGCCACAATGCCACCCAAGTTTGGTTCTGCATGCATtccagtgtttttttctttacgTCAATATACATTTCCTTCCCATAACTCCCACTCCAGCAGTACAAACTCTGATCAAGATACAATATACCAGTTAGCAAGGTGACCTAGGACAAATGTTTCAACTCATGAGACTTTTTGTGCTATCAAAATTTCCTCCTGCTCACAGCTCTGTTTAGTTGTCAAGAGGCAATTAACACCATTCTTCAACTGACACAGATATTGAGCAGAACGAACTCAACCCATCTGAACAGAATGTACTATCTCTGCAATACAATCTCCTGCTTATGTTAAAGCAACTACATTGATGCAACTCATTTTACGTGAGAACTAATCACAACCTTACTTTGAAGTGCTGGATAATATGGAGCCAGTTGTTTGAGCATCCTGGTCATTGTAGGTATATCCTTTCCTTGTAGTCTGTTCAATACATTGGGATTAAGACCAACAGCATCTTCATCAAACATCTTATCTGAGCTTCTGAATTGCTGGTAATCTCTGTAAGAACCACTGCCAGAAATCTGATGTGAACTCCAGTCACTCTTGTAGCCTGACTTCTGATGCCTGGATCCTTGAGACCTAGATTCACAGTTCCAGCTAGACTCCTTGTTCCAGACAGACTCCTGGTTCCAGCTAGAGCTGTGGTTCCAGCTGGAGTCCTCATGCCACCTGGAGTTCTGGTGCCACCTGGAATCCCGGTGCCACCTGGAACCACCTATTCCTGAAACAGTAGAATTTGCAGAAGACAGACAAGTATTCACAGGCTCATCGTTCCTGTAAGAGGAATAGTTTTGCAAAGGAGAGTTTGTGGAGTACCTTCCAGATGAAGGATATGAGGCAGAAGAATTGGGATAGGGTAATCCTTGATCACTTACACTCCTGGATCTCGCACACATTTGTTGATTCCTCCAATTTGTACCTTCCCTGCCATATGAGACTCTGTGATCAGGGATCTTACTTCCTTGCACATCGTTGGACAAATATTCTGCCGTGTACTTACTCTCTGGACTTGTCTTATAGGAAGAAGTGTGACCAGCTGAATTATTACTGCCAGAAGCAGGTCGTCTCAACTGTCTCAGCCATTCACCGACATCACTGGCAGCACTTCCAGTCTGAAGAGCAAAAGAGTCCCTGAGTGCAGATATCACTGCAAAATGCTTCGATTTTAGTCCATAAGATGACCCATCATCTGTTTGATAACTGTATGAGTTAGTAGGAGCAAAAGAAGCATCTGTAGAACATTCTTCATAGTGAGACAAAAAGCCTTTATTCCAGTCAGAATTTCCTGaattcagaaataaataaaaaccagagAGGCACTAAAAGTcagcaaaatattaaaatatcaaCTGAAAACACAACTACTTGGAGGTTTTATGAAACTTTCCTCTCCTGTTCttttcccattccctgccttTATGTCCTACCTGGGTCTGGCATCTTTTCACCCCAACACCCTCATGTTAAATCAGTTAGAAAAGGGTACTGCCTGGATTTCCAACAATCTTTACTGCTGTAATGCTATCCAATGAGACTTCTTAGACAGCCAAGGTTGAAGTCATTAAGGCTTTAGAAAATGACATCCTGAACTGTCTCAGAGGGCAAAGACACAAAGTACTCTAGCAAAGAAGCATTATGGCTGGCTATAAAAGTAAACTGTCTGTGTGGCATTAGGAGCAGGCTTGGACtagtaaaacaaaacagctaAATTACCTTTGGATTTTCCATATGGCTTATAGTGTTTTGGGATGCTTTTGCTTCCTGGAAATGCATCTTGAGATCTTGACATTAGTGGCCTTAGACTGTTAGCATAATTAACCTAGGTAAAGCAAAAGGTTAGAAGGTCAGGTTTTAAATTCAAATCTTGAGCACTctaaaaaagacagaagttcCATATATAAAGTTAGCAGAGTACTATTCTAGGTGACAGCAAACTCTATATGAAGGACATGTTGTTTTGTCAACATTAAACCACAGTTTTCTTTGGCAGAGGTAagtgtctggagaagagaataaGGTGTGTGGGGAAGAGACAATGTCACTTGTTGCAAATTTCTTTACTTTATTGCTCCATATCCCTCGAAGGCTCAGCTACTGCTCGAGATTAAGTTCCAGCAGTAGCTCAAGAGAACTTTGGTACATTCAAATCTAGGATATTTTTGAAAGTGTAGCTCTCAAAAGCCTGGTGGTGACATTTGCACAGAGACAGTTACCATAGCTGAGCTGAAATGGAATATATTATTAATGCCTAAGAAATCAGTCTgaaatctttcagaaaaaaaataaatgctgaatATTGCAAACTAGTAGCTACCAGAGGTGATGAGTCCTTTTTGTACAGATTCAGGTCCTTCATCAGACAGGTATTCAGTTTGTATGCAAAGAAGCTACGAAAGTTTGTAAGGGTCAACAGAAAGACAGAACATCTTGCCTATCTTAGTCTTAACAGATCAAAGCTCTCAACTGAGAGCAGAGCTACAAGTCAACAGAAAGAATGGCTTATCCACATGCCCACAAAGGAAAGAAGTGATACATTTGGGTAGCACTTAAAGCCTGATTAATCTCAGAAGAAAAGCTATCAAGCAAAGGACCAACTGCAAAGGAAGGATGAACTGCCACACATCATGATGCAAAATGGTGCCCAGAACGAGGGAGGAACCCAcgcaaaagaaaaccaaaactgatGGAAGATGATGAGAACCTAATAGAGATGTGTCATGCAACTCATGTATTTGGTACTTAgatattgtaaaaaaaattaaaatcaatgaaattaaaataaaagtatatttAACTGGGGGGGTTCTGACCTACACCTGAACTGTTACAGTTTGGGAGAGTGCCAACACAGTAAGTTCAACCACTCCTTTCCTCCCAGTGGTAACTGGAGGTCAAGGTTAAGTTACttactgctgctttcttttcacagaaGGCCTTCAAAGCTTCTGTGAGTTCCTGTGTAATATGAACAACAAGTGTTGCTTCTGAGTCTGAGGTGATGTGAAAAGTCTCCtgttgaaaaatattattagaatTCATCATCAGAAAGGGTCACCTGTACAAACAGAGCAAAGTTATACTTTGAATTTGGTATAACCAAATTTATACTATTAGCTGATACATGAGAAATATATAATACATGTTTACATATGTATACAATAAATAAAACTCTGAACATAATTATAGCCTGATGAAAGGTAACACATAGACCAGGATGACTGTCAGTCATAACATTTTGTTGCAAATAGAGAAGGGCACAAGTCCTAAATTGTCTGAGTAGATAACTGAATGAAAACTAAGCTTCAGCACCACCAAATGTCTTTGATTCCCCCATTTTAGTACCAAAAAGATTAAAGTTTCTATTGTGATTTTCTTATTTGGAATTTTGGGAACAAGAGATACCAAAAGATATCGATATAATTCTAGGAAGTGCAGTTCCATTATGGCTATTTATCTTCTTAATGTCCAGAGACACTAATCAGTAAGTATGTAAGTGATTACAGTAAATTAAAAGAATATAAGCAGAGTCTCAAAAGGAATAGCTGTGATTTCTGTAGATAAAAATCAATTGACAGTAGTACTGATGAACTTCTTTACAGAGCAGCTAAATGGGATGACTAAAACAATGGTGGTTTTCGTCTTTCTACATGAACAGAGGTGCCTTTTATACAACTTACTCGGGCAACAGTGTCCCCAAATAAAGCAGCAACAGCTTGCCAGTTCTTTGTGTACGAGTACATCAGACTGCTACTGAACTGCATAACCAGTGCAGGATTTCAAAAGTCTTTGCTACTGTTTCCTCACAGATAGAAAGGAACAATTTACACAAGTAATACCAAGCA contains:
- the LOC133625314 gene encoding uncharacterized protein LOC133625314 isoform X4, coding for MSDPKREEPLVGLEHVVEIRFEGRKEPHYECKLCGFNTEMAPMIEHLSGYKHRRAYISKEFPEKMKRKATDVKECKVSFLKRIAGELEKTEGLKMYKVEGYVRPSTSPPSKKKARWEDGYKHENDPVRKQKALEFLETFHITSDSEATLVVHITQELTEALKAFCEKKAAVNYANSLRPLMSRSQDAFPGSKSIPKHYKPYGKSKGNSDWNKGFLSHYEECSTDASFAPTNSYSYQTDDGSSYGLKSKHFAVISALRDSFALQTGSAASDVGEWLRQLRRPASGSNNSAGHTSSYKTSPESKYTAEYLSNDVQGSKIPDHRVSYGREGTNWRNQQMCARSRSVSDQGLPYPNSSASYPSSGRYSTNSPLQNYSSYRNDEPVNTCLSSANSTVSGIGGSRWHRDSRWHQNSRWHEDSSWNHSSSWNQESVWNKESSWNCESRSQGSRHQKSGYKSDWSSHQISGSGSYRDYQQFRSSDKMFDEDAVGLNPNVLNRLQGKDIPTMTRMLKQLAPYYPALQKLNIQTLVNVLVGTRGKD
- the LOC133625314 gene encoding uncharacterized protein LOC133625314 isoform X1 — encoded protein: MSAVTEEVKPEDGKLESEKKIFYCEICQVPCMSSISLQSHYRGAKHRKKEKALRAKTVCCPPVPVQTPMKYETHRPVKRGLTKDITCLKDFMSDPKREEPLVGLEHVVEIRFEGRKEPHYECKLCGFNTEMAPMIEHLSGYKHRRAYISKEFPEKMKRKATDVKECKVSFLKRIAGELEKTEGLKMYKVEGYVRPSTSPPSKKKARWEDGYKHENDPVRKQKALEFLETFHITSDSEATLVVHITQELTEALKAFCEKKAAVNYANSLRPLMSRSQDAFPGSKSIPKHYKPYGKSKGNSDWNKGFLSHYEECSTDASFAPTNSYSYQTDDGSSYGLKSKHFAVISALRDSFALQTGSAASDVGEWLRQLRRPASGSNNSAGHTSSYKTSPESKYTAEYLSNDVQGSKIPDHRVSYGREGTNWRNQQMCARSRSVSDQGLPYPNSSASYPSSGRYSTNSPLQNYSSYRNDEPVNTCLSSANSTVSGIGGSRWHRDSRWHQNSRWHEDSSWNHSSSWNQESVWNKESSWNCESRSQGSRHQKSGYKSDWSSHQISGSGSYRDYQQFRSSDKMFDEDAVGLNPNVLNRLQGKDIPTMTRMLKQLAPYYPALQKLNIQTLVNVLVGTRGKD
- the LOC133625314 gene encoding uncharacterized protein LOC133625314 isoform X3, translated to MSAVTEEVKPEDGKLESEKKIFYCEICQVPCMSSISLQSHYRGAKHRKKEKALRAKTVCLKRGLTKDITCLKDFMSDPKREEPLVGLEHVVEIRFEGRKEPHYECKLCGFNTEMAPMIEHLSGYKHRRAYISKEFPEKMKRKATDVKECKVSFLKRIAGELEKTEGLKMYKVEGYVRPSTSPPSKKKARWEDGYKHENDPVRKQKALEFLETFHITSDSEATLVVHITQELTEALKAFCEKKAAVNYANSLRPLMSRSQDAFPGSKSIPKHYKPYGKSKGNSDWNKGFLSHYEECSTDASFAPTNSYSYQTDDGSSYGLKSKHFAVISALRDSFALQTGSAASDVGEWLRQLRRPASGSNNSAGHTSSYKTSPESKYTAEYLSNDVQGSKIPDHRVSYGREGTNWRNQQMCARSRSVSDQGLPYPNSSASYPSSGRYSTNSPLQNYSSYRNDEPVNTCLSSANSTVSGIGGSRWHRDSRWHQNSRWHEDSSWNHSSSWNQESVWNKESSWNCESRSQGSRHQKSGYKSDWSSHQISGSGSYRDYQQFRSSDKMFDEDAVGLNPNVLNRLQGKDIPTMTRMLKQLAPYYPALQKLNIQTLVNVLVGTRGKD
- the LOC133625314 gene encoding uncharacterized protein LOC133625314 isoform X2, translated to MSAVTEEVKPEDGKLESEKKIFYCEICQVPCMSSISLQSHYRGAKHRKKEKALRAKTVCCPPVPVQTPMKYETHRPVKRGLTKDITCLKDFMSDPKREEPLVGLEHVVEIRFEGRKEPHYECKLCGFNTEMAPMIEHLSGYKHRRAYISKEFPEKMKRKATDVKECKVSFLKRIAGELEKTEGLKMYKVEGYVRPSTSPPSKKKARWEDGYKHENDPVRKQKALEFLETFHITSDSEATLVVHITQELTEALKAFCEKKAAVNYANSLRPLMSRSQDAFPGSKSIPKHYKPYGKSKGNSDWNKGFLSHYEECSTDASFAPTNSYSYQTDDGSSYGLKSKHFAVISALRDSFALQTGSAASDVGEWLRQLRRPASGSNNSAGHTSSYKTSPESKYTAEYLSNDVQGSKIPDHRVSYGREGTNWRNQQMCARSRSVSDQGLPYPNSSASYPSSGRYSTNSPLQNYSSYRNDEPVNTCLSSANSTVSGIGGSRWHRDSRWHQNSRWHEDSSWNHSSSWNQESVWNKESSWNCESRSQGSRHQKSGYKSDWSSHQISGSGSYRDYQQFRSSDKMFDEDAVGLNPNVLNRLQGKDIPTMTRMLKQLAPYYPALQSKN